A window of Trichomycterus rosablanca isolate fTriRos1 chromosome 5, fTriRos1.hap1, whole genome shotgun sequence contains these coding sequences:
- the LOC134314534 gene encoding pancreatic triacylglycerol lipase-like — protein sequence MWFFWIGALVGCFAGTAYGAEVCFENLGCFSDNKPWSGTTERPIARLPWSPEKINTRFLLFTRENPNSYQEISTNQDVIAKSKYNSSRKTRFITHGFIDRGDENWLFDMCKLMLTVEDINCICVDWKTGGRTLYTQAANNIRVVGAQMAYMISIFRDHFQQKPQDVHLIGHSLGAHSAAEAGRRTAGLGRITALDPAEPYFQGCPELVRLDPNDALFVDVIHTDALPVIPYLGLGMSQAVGHLDFYPNGGEEMPGCEKNLISQIVDIDGIWEGTRDFVACKHLRAYKYYSDTISNPDGFLGYPCSDQNVFESGRCFPCANGACAQMGHYADKFKVPNGVDKMKFYLNTGDARPFGRYRYKVTATIDGSRTNVGYFKVALYGPDGNTRQYTIHSGTLRPGKTYELLIDVEKDVGDLTLVKFLWNNNVINPLLPKFGATKITVQRGRDRGIFTFCGSDTVRENILQSLSSCQ from the exons ATGTGGTTTTTCTGGATTGGTGCCCTTGTGGGCTGCTTTGCAGGGACTGCTTATG GTGCAGAGGTTTGCTTCGAAAACCTAGGCTGTTTCTCTGATAATAAACCATGGAGTGGAACAACTGAAAGGCCTATTGCCCGCCTACCATGGAGTCCAGAGAAGATCAACACTCGCTTTCTTCTTTTCACAAGGGAGAACCCAAATTCCTACCAG GAAATCAGTACAAACCAAGATGTTATTGCAAAATCCAAATACAACTCATCCAGAAAGACCCGTTTTATAACCCATGGATTCATTGACAGAGGAGATGAGAACTGGCTTTTTGACATGTGTAAG CTTATGTTGACTGTTGAGGACATAAACTGTATCTGTGTGGACTGGAAAACTGGAGGACGGACACTGTACACTCAAGCAGCCAATAACATTCGAGTGGTCGGAGCTCAGATGGCTTATATGATTTCCATCTTTAGG GACCATTTCCAGCAGAAACCTCAAGACGTGCATCTTATTGGGCACAGTCTGGGTGCACACAGTGCTGCAGAGGCTGGCCGAAGGACAGCAGGACTGGGACGAATTACAG CCTTGGACCCAGCTGAGCCCTATTTCCAGGGCTGTCCTGAACTGGTACGACTGGACCCCAATGATGCCCTGTTTGTTGATGTCATTCACACAGATGCCCTTCCCGTAATTCCTTATCTTG gGTTAGGAATGTCCCAAGCTGTTGGGCATCTTGACTTTTACCCAAATGGAGGAGAAGAAATGCCTGGCTGTGAAAAGAACCTTATCTCACAAATTGTGGACATTGATGGCATCTGGGAGG GAACTCGTGACTTTGTTGCCTGCAAACATCTGAGAGCCTACAAGTACTACAGTGACACCATTTCAAACCCTGATGGTTTTCTGGGATACCCCTGCTCTGACCAGAATGTGTTTGAGTCT ggTCGTTGTTTCCCATGCGCTAATGGTGCATGTGCACAAATGGGTCACTATGCTGACAAATTTAAAGTGCCTAATGGAGTGGATAAGATGAAGTTCTACTTGAACACAGGCGATGCTCGACCTTTCGGAC GTTACCGATATAAAGTTACAGCAACCATTGATGGCTCTCGAACCAATGTCGGATATTTCAAGGTGGCATTGTATGGTCCTGATGGCAATACTCGTCAGTATACCATTCACAG TGGCACACTGAGGCCTGGTAAGACCTATGAGCTACTCATTGATGTTGAAAAGGATGTGGGTGATCTGACTCTTGTGAAGTTCTTGTGGAACAACAATGTCATCAACCCTCTGTTACCCAAATTTGGCGCCACTAAAATAACAGTGCAGAGAGGACGAGACAGAGGAAT ATTCACGTTCTGTGGAAGTGATACGGTGCGAGAGAATATCCTGCAGTCACTTTCTTCTTGCCAGTAA